The following coding sequences are from one Malaciobacter pacificus window:
- a CDS encoding type II toxin-antitoxin system CcdA family antitoxin: MTRKMTITLEEELLTSLDNEALKSGKKKTQIIREALNLYLNISSKGEKIKAWEEENKKAIDSYNKMVEEDGLILKSSRMF, translated from the coding sequence ATGACTAGAAAAATGACAATAACACTTGAAGAAGAACTACTAACATCACTTGATAATGAAGCTTTAAAAAGTGGTAAGAAAAAAACTCAGATTATAAGAGAAGCTTTAAATTTATACTTAAATATAAGTTCAAAAGGAGAGAAAATTAAAGCTTGGGAAGAAGAGAATAAAAAAGCCATAGACTCATATAATAAGATGGTAGAAGAAGATGGACTTATTCTAAAAAGTTCTAGGATGTTTTAA